The Polyodon spathula isolate WHYD16114869_AA chromosome 13, ASM1765450v1, whole genome shotgun sequence genome includes a region encoding these proteins:
- the prmt7 gene encoding protein arginine N-methyltransferase 7: MKTFCGRANPTTGALDWVEESEEYDYHQEIARSSYADMLHDKDRNEKYFLGIRAAVRRVKSRGQQAVVLDIGTGTGLLSMMAVSAGADYCYAVEVFKPMANVAVRIVEKNGFKDKIKIINKHSTEVTVGPDGDMQSRANILVTELFDTELIGEGALPSYEHAHKNLVQTGCEAVPHRATVYAQLVESERLWSWARLLPLRVGGREVVPNPEETSCAGAPTVCDIQLSQVPPTHFHPLSQVLPMYRVDFSRPVSSSPERLTASFPALGSGSAQVVLSWWDMDMDPEGTINCSMAPSWTLPDPENFPWRDHWMQCVYFLPVEMPVTEGEMVRLTLCHDDYSLWYNFQSDNQEGSDSEPPISRPLCTCQAHMVWTRPRFGELNDPKRTDRYVEALKSIVRPDSVCLNVSDGSLLPIFAHILGAHKVYTLENSRMSKKVMERVLAANDLTGTIQVLESHPQQLTSSSLGDEQVSVLIGEPYFTTSLLPWHSLYFWYSRTALAGQLRDDVTILPQSASLCMALMEFKDLWRIRAPCGSCEGFDVSVMDEMIQSSLDFSESREAEPHPLWEYPCRALSEPREVMTFDFRQRVPEEALKSEGSVTLSRKGWCHGVALWMDYHLTDDISVSTGLTQPPSQQGDCEWSPHRKQAVYFFSSPWESAGDSASSVTYSLTFQPATGDIVMEFIPGPSRHATSA, translated from the exons ATGAAGACATTCTGTGGTCGAGCTAACCCAACCACGGGGGCCTTGGACTGGGTGGAAGAAAGCGAGGAATATGATTATCACCAGGAAATCGCACG GTCGTCTTATGCAGATATGCTGCATGATAAGGACAGG AATGAGAAGTATTTCCTGGGTATTCGCGCTGCAGTGCGCAGGGTGAAGTCTCGCGGACAGCAGGCTGTGGTTCTGGATATCGGTACGGGGACAGGCCTGCTGTCAATGATGGCAGTCAGCGCTGGAGCAGATTACTGCTATGCAGTGGAG GTGTTCAAACCAATGGCCAATGTCGCCGTCAGAATAGTAGAGAAAAACGGCTTCAAGGACAAAATCAAAATCATCAACAAGCACTCCACAGAGGTGACTGTGGGGCCAG ATGGTGACATGCAGAGCCGCGCTAACATCCTGGTCACAGAGCTGTTCGACACAGAGCTGATTGGAGAGGGGGCACTGCCCAGCTATGAGCATGCTCACAAGAATCTTGTTCAG ACGGGCTGCGAGGCAGTGCCCCACAGAGCCACAGTGTACGCCCAGCTGGTGGAGTCGGAGCGGCTGTGGAGCTGGGCCAGGCTGCTCCCGCTGCGGGTCGGGGGGAGAGAGGTCGTGCCGAACCCAGAGGAGACGAGCTGTGCAGGGGCTCCCACCGTCTGTGACATCCAGCTGAGCCAGGTCCCTCCCACACACTTTCACCCGCTCAGCCAGGTTCTCCCCATGTACAG GGTGGATTTCAGCCGACCCGTTAGCAGCTCCCCAGAACGCCTCACTGCCAGCTTTCCTGCTCTCGGCTCAGGGTCTGCTCAGGTGGTCCTGTCCTGGTGGGACATGGACATGGACCCTGAGGGAACCATCAACTGCTCCATGGCACCAAGCTGGACTCTCCCTGACCCAGAGAACTTTCCG TGGCGTGATCACTGGATGCAGTGTGTGTATTTTCTCCCTGTGGAAATGCCCGTGACTGAGGGAGAGATGGTGCGTTTGACTCTGTGCCACGATGACTACAGCCTCTGGTACAACTTCCAGTCAGACAA CCAGGAGGGCAGCGACAGTGAGCCCCCGATATCCCGCCCCCTCTGCACCTGCCAGGCTCACATGGTGTGGACCCGCCCGCGATTCGGAGAGCTCAACGACCCCAAGAGGACGGACCGATACGTTGAAGCACTGAAGTCC ATTGTGCGGCCGGACAGTGTGTGTCTGAATGTCAGTGACGGGAGCCTGCTGCCTATCTTCGCACACATCCTTGGAGCTCACaag GTTTACACACTGGAAAACTCAAGAATGTCAAAGAAAGTGATGGAGCGG GTTCTTGCTGCCAATGACCTGACTGGTACAATTCAGGTTCTGGAGAGCCATCCCCAACAGCTGACCTCAAGCAGCCTCGGGGACGAGCAA GTATCAGTGCTGATTGGAGAGCCCTACTTCACCACCAGCCTCTTGCCCTGGCACAGCCTGTACTTCTGGTATTCTCGCACTGCGCTGGCTGGGCAACTCCGCGATGACGTCACCATCCTGCCACAATCTGCGTCACTCTGCATGGCACTCATGGAGTTTAAG GATCTGTGGCGGATTAGGGCTCCCTGCGGTTCCTGTGAAGGGTTTGACGTCAGTGTCATGGATGAGATGATCCAG AGCTCGCTAGATTTCAGTGAGTCCCGTGAGGCCGAGCCCCACCCCCTCTGGGAGTACCCCTGTCGGGCGCTCTCCGAACCACGAGAGGTCATGACTTTTGATTTCCGCCAGAGAGTCCCAGAGGAGGCACTGAAGAGTGAGGGATCTGTGACATTGTCCCG GAAGGGGTGGTGTCATGGGGTAGCGCTTTGGATGGATTATCACCTGACTGATgatatctcagtgagcacagGACTGACACAGCCACCCAGCCAACAG GGTGACTGTGAATGGAGTCCCCATCGCAAGCAGGCAGTATATTTCTTTAGTTCCCCCTGGGAGAGTGCAGGAGACAGTGCTTCATCTGTCACATACTCGCTCACCTTTCAGCCAGCAACTGGCGACATCGTTATGGAGTTTATACCTGGACCGAGCAGGCATGCAACATCAGCCTAA
- the LOC121325403 gene encoding diacylglycerol O-acyltransferase 1-like: protein MSGRPRGRASRRSPAPSSSRNRAVAGPDRATDAFNSKMDIDPDMLSAHKIQDSILSSSSKFSDYRGIFNWCIIMLMLTNLHMFLDNYIEFGLVVDLGQVLYHFLKDPYSWPATYLILASNVFVVAALFFERWQEWDYITEATGKVLEIGNLAAMLLFPAAVILHESTSLSVGGSMLALIVYTVTALKIYSYHEVNSWFRQGIQTSSGTGVKNESEHKWVLYPNNLTTGNLYYFLLAPTLCYQLNFPRNVVIRKWFVAHRALEIILLSQLMIAMIQQLIFPHILKSSRLFTAPNNFIWIILFYWFCHSVLNFMGELLKFGDREFYADWWNSDNLNRFWTTMNLPFHKWSMRHVYKPLLMQGFPQWQAQVIVYMVSAALCEYVIAIPLEMFRFWIFATVVLQAKMTLLLGRFFSGNYGNCLVWLCVLMGPPIAVLTYLHDYYMLNRESNAWSLY from the exons ATGTCAGGAAGACCCAGAGGTAGAGCTTCTCGTCGCTCTCCAGCTCCAAGCAGCTCCAGAAATCGAGCAGTAGCTGGGCCAGACAGGGCTACAGATGCCTTCAACAGCAAGATGGATATTGATCCAGACATGTTAAG TGCTCACAAAATTCAGGATTCTATCTTGAGCTCTAGCAGTAAATTCTCTGACTATCGCGGCATTTTCAACTGGTGCATCATCATGCTG ATGCTTACTAATTTGCACATGTTCCTGGATAACTACATAGA GTTTGGCCTCGTGGTTGACCTGGGTCAGGTGTTGTACCATTTCCTGAAGGACCCCTATAGCTGGCCGGCCACCTACCTGATTCTTG CTTCCAACGTGTTTGTGGTGGCCGCTCTGTTCTTCGAGAGATGGCAGGAATGG GACTATATAACCGAGGCAACAGGAAAAGTTCTAGAGATTGGAAATCTGGCTGCTATGTTGCTTTTTCCTGCAGCCGTAATATTGCACGAGTCAACCTCCTTATCTGTTG GTGGATCAATGCTGGCTCTCATAGTTTACACCGTCACTGCACTCAAGATCTATTCCTACCACGAAGTCAACAGCTGGTTTCGTCAGGGGATACAAACCAGTTCAG GCACTGGGGTAAAAAATGAATCTGAGCACAAGTGGGTGTTGTATCCAAACAACTTAACAACAGGAA ATCTCTATTACTTCTTGTTGGCACCCACTCTCTGCTACCAGCTCAACTTCCCACGCAATGTTGTCATTCGCAAATGGTTTGTGGCCCATAGGGCCCTGGAAATT ATCTTACTCAGTCAGCTCATGATAGCAATGATTCAGCAG TTAATTTTCCCACACATACTGAAGTCATCGCgtttatttaca GCTCCAAATAATTTTATCTGGATCATCTTGTTCTACTGGTTCTGTCACTCTGTCCTCAACTTCATGGGCGAGTTGCTAAAATTTGGAGACCGGGAGTTCTATGCAGACTGGTG GAACTCTGATAACCTTAACAGGTTCTGGACTACCATGAATCTCCCATTCCACAAGTGGAGCATGAG GCATGTCTACAAGCCCCTTCTCATGCAAGGGTTTCCTCAGTGGCAAGCTCAGGTCATTGTCTACATGGTGTCTGCAGCTCTCTGTGAG TATGTCATTGCCATTCCACTGGAGATGTTCCGTTTCTGGATCTTTGCAACAGTTGTTCTACAG GCTAAAATGACTTTGTTGCTGGGCCGGTTCTTCAGTGGCAACTACGGGAACTGCTTGGTGTGGCTGTGTGTGCTCATGGGCCCCCCAATAGCAGTGCTGACCTATTTGCACGATTACTACATGCTAAATAGAGAAAGCAATGCCTGGAGTTTATATTAA